The DNA region GCCGCCAGACATCCACCCCGGGACGCATCAGCACCCGGGCGCGCGCCGCCATCATGGCGTGGTCCAGCGTCGGCCCGGGCGCGGCCGCGGCACCCGAAGGAATGCGCGAATGCATGTCCGCGATGCGCTGCGTGGTCAGCGGATGGCTGCGCAGATAGGGCCAGCTGCCGTTGTCGTTGATCCGGTTGGCCTGCTGCAGCTTGTCGAACATGCTGACAAAGCCCTGCGGCGCAAACCCGGCCGGACTCATCAGGCCGTAGCCAATCCGGTCCGCCTCCCGCTCCATGTCGCGCGAGAAATTCAGCTGGTTCTGCACCGCCAGCGCCTGGCCCCCCATGATCATCGCTTGGCCTGCATCCGGGCTCTTGCTGGCGGCCAGTGCGCCCAAGACCATGGCGCCCAGCATCAACGGCGTCTGCCGCCCCTGCTGCGCCATCAGGCGGGAGATGTGCCGCTGCGTCACATGGCTCAACTCATGCGCCAGCACTGATGCCAGCTCATCGCGCGTGGTCACCACGCCGATCAACCCCAGATGCACACCGAAGTAACCGCCCGGCAGGGCAAACGCGTTCACCGTACGGTCGCGGCCCAGCAGGATCTCCCAGGCGAAGCGCTCGTCCAGTTCGGCCGACAGTTCCCCACGCTCACGCGCCGTCTTCACCAGCGGCAGGAAGATGCTCTGCACATACTCGTTGAGGATCGCGTCGTCGATGTAATCCGGATCGCGGTACAGCTGGCGGATGATGCGGTCGCCCAGCCGGCGCTCTTCGCTGGTGGTGATGTCGGAGCCGTCGCCCAGGGTGGGGAGACTGACCTGGGCGCGTGCGTTAAGAGCCCCACCGAGCCCAACAGCTATAAAAACAGAAGCAACCAGCGCTCTAACAATAAGCGCCAGAGCCTTTTTTTGCTCCGATGGCACGCGACGTCTCCCCCGTGGCCAGAGGGCTTGCCACCGCGACAGCCCCGCGCACGAACCCGTATGATGCCCTGACCCCTTGAATGTTTCGTGCAGGCGGGCCACCCGTTTGCCCTCATCCCATGAGCGACTCTTCCTCCTCCTCATCTTCTTCCGCAGCCTCCGGCTCGCCACTGACCCATTTCGATGCCCAAGGCCAAGCCCACATGGTCGACGTCGGGGCCAAGCCAGCGACGCACCGCGTCGCCATTGCCAGCGGCCGGATCGAAATGCAACCGGAAACGCTGGAACTCATCGCTTCCGGAACCGCTAAGAAAGGTGATGTCCTCGGTATTGCCCGTATCGCGGGGATCATGGCGGCAAAAAAGACGAGTGATTTGATTCCACTCTGCCATCCGCTCGCGTTGACGCGCGTGGCTGTGGAGTTTCAACTGAAGCCTGGCGAATCACCCTCTGTGCATTGCACTGCTACGGTTGAAACGGTGGGGCCGACGGGGGTCGAAATGGAAGCACTGACGGCAGTGCAGATCGCACTGCTCACGGTCTACGACATGTGCAAGGCGGTAGACCGTGAAATGTTGATTACCGACGTTCTGGTAAGAGAAAAACGCGGTGGGAAGAGCGGAGATTTCGCCGCGCGGATTTGATGGTGGGTTGGTAAATATTTCGTGAGAGTGCCGAATCGCCGGGCCGCAGTACCGGAACGTGCGGATCAAATGCGTCGAGCACGGATCACGTATTGCAAAGGAAGTACCACATCCGCAAGTTGCTCGGCGCTCACTCCCTTGTGTTGAGCCAATGGCTCCAGGAACTCGATCACTTCCCGCCCCTCCTCTTCCTGGAATACACGCGGCACCACGGCCTCGATCGACAAGAGTGGGTGGGCGAACAAAGCGTGTACATCCTGCAAAGCAAACCAGCGGATGTGCGTGCGGTCGAAAATGCCGGAATCCTGCCTAGGCCAGCTACCGAGGATCAATTGGAGAAACACGCGCCAATGCTGCACATTGGGAATCGAGGCGATCACGCTACCACCTGGCTTCAACCAGCGCGCCGCTTGGTCCACCGCCGTTTCTGGCGCATACAGATGTTCCAGCACGTCGCCAAAGATGATGCAGTCAAAGCCTGCCGTCGGCCGGCACGCTTTGAGCGAAGCGTTCTGTTCCCAGTCCGGGTAGTCGTCGAGACTCATCAGCACAGCATGGTCGAGTAGAGGCTTCGCCTCGTCTAACGCTGCCTCAGCAATATCAACGCCTGTGTAATCAGACGCAGGACTTTTTTTTCTAATAGCCCGAGCGAGACCACCCGCGCCGCAGCCGAATTCACAAAAAGTAATCGCATTACTGTCGACGAGTTCAAGAATCGTCGGATTGAAACCGTCGTAATAGCCAGTCATAAGCGTTCTAGTCGTCAATAGCGGTGTGTACAAAGACTCTGCCCGTCAATCGCTCCATTTAGCAAAATAGCGCGTGCGATTTGCCTGCCATTTGGGATCCCCTAGGTTGCCTTTACTGGCGTGCAGCACGTGAATCGGCCAGGTTCCGACCTTCAAGCCTCGCTGCCGAGCCGATCGGGAAAAATCCAGATCGTAGAAATGGAAATCGAACTGTTCATCGAAGCGCAGTCTCGTGCGGCGGAGTATGGAGGTCCGGGCTGCCAAAAACACGCCGTCCAACAGTTCGCAATCGGCGGGCCAACGGCCAAACTGGTTCAGTTGCGTCTTGAACATTTGCCCGTAGTGAACTGCTCCCGAAAGATAAGGCATGTCCAGAACCGTACCGCCAGCGCCGACCTGCCGAAGAAACCACGCAAATTGCCCAGGCAGCCTGCGGGTGTTGCCGGCAATTCCTACGAGGTCAAACCGGCGGATGCCTCGCCAGAGCTCTTTCAAAGCGTCGTGGTGAAGGAGCCATGCATCGTCATGAATAAAAACCAGCACGTCCGAAGCGTTTGCTGCATCAATGGCTTCGTTGTAGACCGCGGGCAGGCCTCTCCGATTTTCGAAAGCAATCCTCATCCGGACGCCAGGCATTTCCCGCCAATCCTTAAGCCGCTTGCCAAGCAACGACTTCTGCCAGAACTCGTCCTCGCGCATCCTGGTCGCTGCCACGAAGCAAATGGCGCTACGGCGATCACGGCGGTCAAAATACGCCTGGGTGACAATCCTGCCAACGAAAGCCCGTTCCAAGGCAGCTCGGAAAGCCTGTGCGATCCGGTGGAGAAAAATACCTGCGTGCATCAATGGTCCGCAATGAAAACCGGTGGAAGATCGACGGGGTCCTGCGTGAACCAGTGGAGTACCGAAGCAGCCTGCACTGCGGACGGCACGGAAACAGACCAAACGGTGGTTTCCTCGTCGGGAAACAGCCAAGGGTCGAGTTTCAGTGAATCCGCGATGAACAGCCGCGCCGGACCAAGGTACCGATCGTCCAGCGAAACGCGCCAATCCAGCGAGATGCCTAAGCGAGAGCAGGCGCCCACTCGTAACCCTTCC from Paracidovorax wautersii includes:
- the moaC gene encoding cyclic pyranopterin monophosphate synthase MoaC, with translation MSDSSSSSSSSAASGSPLTHFDAQGQAHMVDVGAKPATHRVAIASGRIEMQPETLELIASGTAKKGDVLGIARIAGIMAAKKTSDLIPLCHPLALTRVAVEFQLKPGESPSVHCTATVETVGPTGVEMEALTAVQIALLTVYDMCKAVDREMLITDVLVREKRGGKSGDFAARI
- a CDS encoding glycosyltransferase produces the protein MHAGIFLHRIAQAFRAALERAFVGRIVTQAYFDRRDRRSAICFVAATRMREDEFWQKSLLGKRLKDWREMPGVRMRIAFENRRGLPAVYNEAIDAANASDVLVFIHDDAWLLHHDALKELWRGIRRFDLVGIAGNTRRLPGQFAWFLRQVGAGGTVLDMPYLSGAVHYGQMFKTQLNQFGRWPADCELLDGVFLAARTSILRRTRLRFDEQFDFHFYDLDFSRSARQRGLKVGTWPIHVLHASKGNLGDPKWQANRTRYFAKWSD
- a CDS encoding class I SAM-dependent methyltransferase, whose translation is MTGYYDGFNPTILELVDSNAITFCEFGCGAGGLARAIRKKSPASDYTGVDIAEAALDEAKPLLDHAVLMSLDDYPDWEQNASLKACRPTAGFDCIIFGDVLEHLYAPETAVDQAARWLKPGGSVIASIPNVQHWRVFLQLILGSWPRQDSGIFDRTHIRWFALQDVHALFAHPLLSIEAVVPRVFQEEEGREVIEFLEPLAQHKGVSAEQLADVVLPLQYVIRARRI